Proteins found in one Planococcus citri chromosome 2, ihPlaCitr1.1, whole genome shotgun sequence genomic segment:
- the LOC135835270 gene encoding histone-lysine N-methyltransferase SUV39H2-like — MNNINQQEIIDRKIVNDTTYNLVLCKDNGMKMKLWIPDYLMTNAKADENNRKSAEQNVPRPTSPQKNISSLEDKVNQIYSQLSRANDTELLELQKQIVKLNLKDLPTSQKSEINTMIVKMMRDYKTTQKTSPQLVQKLRQNILREEMVNKRRDQLSVLFCLEKEINLVAKCRKKITVENFVDLELLPFDFSYINANIAGADVSFLKHPPIGCDCIGKRICLLNNCCPEMFNSQPTYNEDGQVMIPSNMPIYECNKNCKCSKSCANRIVQRGSNIKFIIFRTEDHEWGVQAAQSIKKGTFVVEYVGEIVKRNQIDQFHHEEKQNHYLFDLNFNKEDCLYTINSWKHGNISRFIGHSCAPNLHAYSVWIDSSDPNIYHVALFASQDICNGEKLTFLHKNTSVSNNCKCDSCKVIVFQF, encoded by the exons atgaATAATATAAATCAGCAAGAAATAATCGATAGGAAGATAGTCAACGATACAACCTACAACCTGGTGCTGTGCAAGGATAAcggtatgaaaatgaaattatggaTACCAGATTATCTCATGACTAATGCTAAAGCAGatgagaataatcgaaaaagtGCTGAACaaaatgtacctagacctacttcaccgcaaaaaaatatttcgagctTGGAAGATAAAGTTAACCAAATTTACAGTCAATTAAGCAGAGCAAATGATACTGAATTGCTCGAATTACAAAAACAA ATCGTCAAGTTGAACTTGAAAGATTTACCAACGTCGCAGAAATCCGAAATAAACACGATGATCGTGAAAATGATGCGAGATTACAAAACGACACAAAAAACCAGCCCACAACTCGtgcaaaaattacgacaaaaTATTCTTCGCGAAGAAATGGTGAACAAAAGACGAGATCAATTATCAGTGTTGTTTTGTctagaaaaagaaatcaatttggTGGCcaaatgtaggaaaaaaattaccgtcGAGAACTTCGTTGATTTGGAACTATTgccttttgatttttcttacaTAAATGCCAATATCGCTGGTGCTGATGTATCGTTTCTAAAACATCCTCCTATCGGATGCGATTGTATAGGAAAACGTATCTGTTTATTGAATAACTGTTGTCCGGAAATGTTCAATAGTCAACCTACCTACAATGAAGACGGTCAAGTGATG ATTCCTTCAAATATGCCGATTTACGAATGCAATAAAAATTGCAAGTGTTCGAAATCATGCGCAAATCGTATCGTACAAAGAGGAAGTAATATCAAGTTCATCATTTTTCGAACCGAAGATCACGAATGGGGCGTTCAAGCTGCTCAGTCCATCAAAAAGGGCACCTTTGTTGTGGAATATGTTGGCGAGATTGTGAAAAG GAATCAAATAGATCAATTCCATCATGAAGAAAAACAGAATCATTATTTATTCGATTTAAACTTCAATAAAGAAGACTGCTTGTACACGATTAATTCTTGGAAACATGGAAATATTTCACGTTTTATTGGTCATTCTTGTGCACCTAATTTACACGCTTATTCGGTATGGATTGATTCATCGGATCCCAATATATATCACGTAGCATTGTTTGCATCTCAAGATATCTGtaatggagaaaaattgacatttttacataaaaatacatCCGTAAGTAATAATTGTAAATGTGATTCGTGTAAAGTTattgtgtttcaattttga
- the LOC135835268 gene encoding intraflagellar transport protein 74 homolog: MDRPKTSKQNEDQNFEGIKGRPSSRRGIRTAQREPTAQGARTERPISRAASSINSQDGGWRPPSGIARIQGTASRLISTASQSQQKGLSRAISPPRLDNQVNVTDRLITQQGLSSRAKSTATALRGPGRRQVLDKRYFEGLLQLKIRELTNEIASIRKDTENSNKEREAFLIYDKQNKELAKELTELQGTLADYNLVMDRLHTGTELADIEAEYQSLKATNDAEHVKLEQLFAERTQRQQQIRQVEEDIQKERHVAEKLVETMPPEMRQKYAELSDTNLKLQEVINRMQEELDTITKDKALFQQQLYNNSLKQEAVKLELKLLELEEKRNNLVAEENDNNPNNLQQKYLNQVKEDNTEIATMERSMNQLNEELQNYEKQLEQVDQDLEECQSDRHKKYLELRKREETIESFLSTYEETKNLELENLQELKSVIVKTMFKMSKFLLTMPPTENEYELINKELTLIDSGDSKGQQSLLIQYKQKQLYLEKLQGLESKLKVEIDNLQEKMEKARQELSVYTNLDHLKDQAENQRKELLQKKQQFLETQDALKDELKNVQQEYEKLQKELDENETHKQLQALERKLAVIEQDNTELKEYITEKKNEMNYESIKDQTTEFIRKYNEELKEKYKSPLPEI, encoded by the exons ATGGATCGTCCAAAAACATCTAAGCAAAatgaagatcaaaattttgagggaatCAAAGGTCGTCCATCTTCAAGAAGAGGAATTCGAACAGCTCAAAGA GAACCTACTGCCCAAGGTGCTCGTACTGAGAGACCAATTAGCAGAGCAGCATCGTCAATTAACAGTCAAGATGGTGGTTGGAGACCACCTTCGGGAATCGCCCGAATTCAAGGCACCGCTTCTCGACTTATCTCTACCGCTTCTCAGTCTCAACAAAAAGGCCTTTCTCGAGCCATTTCTCCTCCACGTTTAGATAACCAA GTAAATGTAACCGATCGTTTAATAACTCAACAAGGTTTGAGCAGCAGAGCTAAAAGTACAGCGACAGCTTTGAGAGGTCCTGGAAGACGTCAGGTTCTAGATAAACGTTATTTCGAAGGATTACTGCAGTTGAAAATTAGAGAACTTACTAACGAAATAGCTTCGATTCGAAAAGATACCGAAAACAGCAATAAGGAACGAGAAGCTTTTTTAATTTACGATAAACAAAATAAAGAACTAGCCAAAGAACTGactg AACTTCAAGGAACGTTGGCAGATTATAATTTGGTTATGGATAGGTTACATACAGGCACAGAATTGGCAGATATTGAAGCTGAATATCAATCTTTGAAAGCTACCAATGATGCAGAACATGTTAAACTGGAACAGCTTTTTGCCGAAAGGACACAAAGACAGCAACAAATACGTCAAGTTGAAGAGGATATCcaaaag GAAAGGCACGTAGCAGAAAAACTTGTCGAAACAATGCCACCGGAAATGCGACAAAAATATGCTGAATTATCGGATACTAATTTGAAACTGCAAGAGGTTATCAATAGAATGCAAGAAGAGCTTGACACCATCACGAAAGATAAAGCGCTCTTTCAACAGCAATTGTACAATAATTCC TTGAAGCAAGAAGCAGTAAAATTGGAATTAAAACTTTTAGAATTAGAAGAAAAACGTAATAATTTGGTTGCCGAAGAAAACGATAATAACCCAAACAACCTACAGCAGAAATATCTCAATCAAGTGAAAGAAGATAATACCGAAATAGCCACCATGGAACGTTCCATGAATCAACTAAACGAAGAAttacaaaattacgaaaaacagCTGGAGCAAGTTGACCAG GATTTGGAAGAATGCCAAAGTGACagacataaaaaatatttagagCTTCGCAAACGAGAAGAAACCATCGAATCGTTTTTATCTACGTACgaagaaactaaaaatttagAGCTAGAGAATTTGCAAGAATTGAAATCTGTCATCGTAAAAACCATGTtcaaaatgagcaaatttttaCTAACAATGCCACCGACGGAAAACGAGTACGAATTAATTAACAAGGAATTGACTTTAATTGACAGCGGTGATTCGAAAGGACAACAATCTTTACTCATACAATATAAGCAGAAACAGCTGTATTTAGAAAAG TTGCAAGGTttagaatcaaaattgaaagtcgaaattgataatttgcaagaaaaaatggaaaaagctcGACAAGAGCTTTCAGTCTACACAAACCTTGATCATCTCAAAGACCAAGCAGAGAATCAAAGAAAAGAACTGTTACAGAAAAAACAACAGTTCTTAGAAACACAAGATGCTTTAAAAGATGAACTGAAAAACGTACAGCAGGAATACGAGAAActtcag AAAGAACTGGACGAAAACGAAACACATAAACAACTGCAAGCTTTAGAACGCAAACTGGCGGTAATCGAACAAGATAATACAGAATTAAAAGAATACATtacggagaaaaaaaatgaaatgaattacgAATCGATAAAAGATCAAACTACGGAATTCATACGAAAATATAATGAAGAATTGAAGGAAAAATACAAAAGTCCTCTGCCAGAAATATAA
- the LOC135835265 gene encoding putative nuclease HARBI1 translates to MMDNINVINYININLDNSDDESCSIDMDSDFFQMGIQVAFPRAGKVVRERSDYKRYPDNEFLQKFRLTKTTVKFLTELIKNKISSPTTRNDATTPEQKVLLTLRYYATGSFEDAFAEFAGVHESTVEKIIKLVSEAIAELRPQFIYMPESDADITQIRQEFYNIAKFPRCIGALDCTHIKIRSPGGKEPEIFKNRNNYFSINVQTISDTKLRIQNIVARWPGSSLDSHILKCSRIRQHFESGKFKNNVLVADSGYGIQKYIITPLQDPKTAAEVLFNESQMVTRNPVERSHEEWKLRFPILSIGISVQLSTALAVIVATAVLHNIALKFGDDVPHPTRELEALIDIQEVENIPLLTAGNNRSVHRHSFLKYFESQL, encoded by the exons ATGATGGATAATATTAACGTAATAAACTACATTAATATCAATCTAGATAACAGTGACGATGAAAGCTGTAGTATCGACATGGACTCGGATTTCTTTCAAATGGGTATACAAGTAGCATTCCCCAGAGCTGGGAAAGTAGTACGTGAACGAAGTGATTATAAAAGATATCCAGATAACGAATTCCTTCAGAAGTTCAGATTGACTAAAACGACTGTAAAATTCTTGACTGAACTCAtcaagaataaaatttcttcacCGACCACCAG AAATGATGCGACAACACCGgagcaaaaagttttacttacATTGAGGTACTACGCCACTGGCTCATTTGAAGATGCGTTTGCTGAATTTGCCGGAGTTCACGAATCAACAgtggaaaaaataatcaagttgGTATCCGAAGCTATAGCTGAGCTTAGGCCACAGTTCATATACATGCCAGAAAGTGATGCAGATATCACGCAGATTCGACAAGAATTCTACAACATAGCTAAATTTCCCCGGTGCATTGGTGCTTTAGATTGCACCCACATCAAAATCCGTTCACCAGGTGGCAAAGAGCcggaaatattcaaaaatagaaacaacTATTTCTCCATCAACGTGCAGACAATCAGCGATACTAAGCTGCGGATACAAAATATAGTTGCTAGGTGGCCTGGATCCAGTCTCGATTCTCATATACTGAAATGCTCTCGTATCAGACAACATTTTGAaagtggaaaattcaaaaataatgttttggtGGCTGACAGCGGTTACGGAATTCAGAAATATATCATAACTCCTCTACAGGATCCGAAGACTGCAGCTGAAGTGCTATTTAACGAGTCCCAAATGGTAACTAGAAATCCTGTAGAACGATCGCATGAGGAGTGGAAGCTGAGATTTCCCATATTGAGCATCGGTATTAGTGTTCAGTTGTCAACAGCGCTCGCCGTTATTGTGGCGACAGCTGTTCTGCACAATATAGCTTTAAAGTTTGGTGACGATGTCCCTCATCCTACTCGAGAACTTGAAGCACTCATAGACATCCAAGAAGTGGAAAACATTCCTTTATTAACTGCAGGAAATAATCGATCCGTGCACAGGCAttctttcttgaaatattttgaaagtcaACTGTAG
- the LOC135835267 gene encoding xylosyltransferase oxt-like, whose product MVHFRILDVRWAWRYRTIFIICILIMSLQIFLAVIFFTLYDETDRNSSSDTYLKNAPLFNQKKDYQYHDVLSSKNDGISNKQKDSNIFRNKETKQSAILNNKPTLESYRSSSSCNITGKEPISAINRAKTSYCKQLILNTTCLIQNGQLYPKILPHSCPTNGLRKDKSLGCFRDSNSLRLLTGAYYNSSKSNSQTYCINKCFRAGFPYAGVQYGGECFCGNEEPSVVSQIPDSSCNMKCPSNESQNCGGYLTMNVFETGVAKFKPQTVNEIFSQDDSLDSPVRVVFLLTLNGRAIRQVLRLIKALFHRDHFFFIHVDARQDYLFNELQSLELKLPNVRLSRRRHSTIWGGASLLTMLLESMSELIQSSWDWDFLINLSESDFPIKSNKELVAFLSNNRNRNFVKSHGRDVYHFIQKQGLDKTFVECDEHMWRIGNKILPSGIVIDGGSDWIALNRQFINYLVTAQNDRLLDGLRIIFKHTLLPAESYFHTVLRNSIFCDTYIDNNLHITNWKRHLGCKCQYKHVVDWCGCSPNAFTLDDWTRIQSTVNKSAFFARKFDPTVNQQVINQVEEWLYGQYTDEYNSKRKYWQNVYHHTDRSPPPDDAILSVCSSLSRHATKIISNDHFICSKLSFKKLLQVYSYYDEDIHKGILVNFEATTEINTSIILEVWFSFEPSFTLHPQVQLSSRFTDLVVNTNFDAKEKMSRNYVNAMGPHSEPVLIYSIISGLPASNISVIWMNPANAIEEVNEISLDESLGIHHVKPDLKTPLLPGQWQVHLIHMTEVLASVTFLINPLETVSGKPITLEQAKTTHFGSENTFKSVYDETYLKSILNLIEDHNHIERLKKDYVEKSKYTGLQLQQWLDDLVLKSFKMVNVCHNNESLKDEWKCVRENVQQCKVSLWSSFSPDPKTHITTVNKSTGRLNR is encoded by the exons ATGGTTCATTTTAGAATACTGGACGTACGATGGGCTTGGCGCTATCGTACAATATTCATCATCTGTATCCTGATCATGAGTTTACAGATATTCTTAGCTGTgatattttttactttatacGATGAAACTGATAGGAACTCGTCTAGcgatacttatttaaaaaatgcacctTTATTTAATCAA AAAAAAGATTACCAATATCATGACGTATTATCATCGAAAAACGATGGGATCTCAAATAAACAAAAAGACTCGAATATATTTAGGAACAAAGAAACCAAACAGAGTGCCATATTAAATAATAAACCCACCTTGGAGAGTTATCGTTCGTCAAGTTCGTGTAACATCACCGGAAAAGAACCTATTTCTGCAATTAATCGAGCTAAAACATCATACTGTAAGCAACTAATACTCAACACGACATGTTTAATTCAAAATGGACAACTTTATCCGAAAATTTTACCTCATTCGTGTCCTACAAATG GACTTCGGAAGGATAAATCTTTGGGATGTTTCCGGGACTCGAATTCGCTTAGACTATTGACCGGTGCATATTACAACTCGAGTAAATCGAATTCTCAAACGTACTGCATAAATAAATGTTTTCGAGCTGGATTTCCTTACGCCGGAGTTCAATACGG tGGAGAGTGTTTCTGTGGAAACGAAGAACCTTCTGTAGTTTCACAAATACCAGATTCATCGTGTAACATGAAATGCCCTTCGAACGAGAGTCAAAATTGTGGCGGATATTTAACGATGAATGTGTTCGAAACTGGAGTAGCAA AATTCAAGCCACAAACCGTAAACGAAATATTTTCACAAGATGACTCACTCGATTCACCAGTTCGTGTGGTTTTTCTTTTGACATTGAATGGTCGAGCTATTCGCCAAGTGCTGCGGTTAATTAAAGCTCTATTTCATCGCGATCATTTCTTCTTCATTCACGTCGACGCt AGGCAAGATTATCTATTCAATGAACTGCAATCGCTCGAGCTGAAATTACCCAACGTTCGTTTATCTCGTCGACGTCACAGTACAATTTGGGGCGGTGCATCTTTACTAACCATGTTGCTAGAGTCGATGTCCGAATTAATTCAATCGTCTTGGGATTGGGATTTCCTAATTAACTTGAGTGAATCTGATTTTCCCATCAA GAGCAATAAAGAGTTAGTGGCGTTTCTCAGCAACAATCGTAATAGGAACTTTGTCAAGTCGCATGGAAGAGACgtttatcattttattcaaaaacaagGCTTGGATAAAACATTCGTCGAATGCGACGAACACATGTGGCGTATtggtaacaaaatattaccatcaGGCATCGTAATCGATGGTGGAAGTGATTGGATTGCTCTAAATAGACAATTCATCAATTATTTAGTCACCGCTCAGAATGATAGATTACTCGATGGActcagaattatttttaaacacacTTTGCTTCCTGCTGAA AGTTACTTTCACACCGTATTGAGGAATTCGATATTTTGCGATACGTATATTGACAATAATCTTCACATCACTAATTGGAAAAGACATCTTGGATGTAAGTGTCAATACAAACATGTTGTGGACTGGTGTGGCTGTAGCCCAAATGCATTTACATTAGATGATTGGACCAGAATACAA TCTACAGTAAATAAATCTGCGTTTTTTGCTCGAAAATTCGATCCTACCGTCAATCAACAAGTTATCAATCAGGTAGAGGAGTGGTTATACGGGCAATACACAGATG AGTACAACAGCAAAAGGAAATACTGGCAAAATGTTTATCATCACACGGATCGTAGTCCGCCTCCCGACGACGCGATACTTTCTGTTTGTTCTAGTCTTTCTCGACATGcaacaaaaatcatttccaatgaTCATTTCATATGTTCGAAATTATCTTTTAAGAAACTGCTGCAAGTTTATTCTTATTACGACGAAGATATTCATAAA GGAattttagttaattttgaagCTACCACGGAAATCAATACTTCTATTATTTTGGAAGTTTGGTTTTCATTCGAGCCTTCGTTCACATTACATCCTCAAGTTCAACTTTCTTCCAGATTTACT GATTTGGTGGTTAATACAAATTTCGACGCTAAAGAAAAAATGTCACGAAACTACGTTAATGCAATGGGACCGCATTCTGAACCAGTTCTCATCTACTCTATCATTTCTGGCTTACCAGCTTCCAATATTTCAGTAATTTGGATGAATCCGGCGAATGCGATTGAAGAAGTTAATGAAATTTCTTTAGATGAAAGCTTAGGg atacatCACGTTAAACCAGACCTTAAGACACCGCTGCTACCAGGTCAATGGCAAGTTCATTTGATCCATATGACTGAAGTTTTGGCTTCGGtgacatttttaataaatcctCTGGAAACAGTGTCTGGAAAACCGATCACATTGGAACAAGCAAA AACAACACATTTCGGTTCCGAAAACACATTCAAAAGTGTGTACGACGAGACGTATTTGAAATCAATATTAAATTTAATCGAAGACCACAATCACATAGAACGATTAAAAAAAGACTACGTAGAGAAGTCCAAATACACCGGATTACAACTTCAGCAATGGCTGGATGACTTAGTTTTAAA ATCTTTCAAAATGGTAAATGTATGTCACAATAACGAATCGTTGAAAGATGAATGGAAATGTGTTCGTGAAAACGTACAGCAGTGCAAAGTATCATTATGGAGTTCATTCTCACCGGATCCTAAAACACATATCACCACAGTTAATAAATCAACAGGAAGACTGAATAG ATGA
- the LOC135835269 gene encoding uncharacterized protein F21D5.5-like: MDDNNSITLRSVQNGSKCIKLHDGSVYLLGRSRDTQITDPRCSRVQLLVSADVKHSELVVEQVGINPSAINGMKLEKGEKRKAVQGDIIEVLASEHLFEVEFPNSSRTESTMTDKVENGGLPIEKTSKPSGTLDHFLKNSALKQAGCWESITPDSLYVFTSDGIKSKEKIAAFDLDGTIITTLSGNVYPKEPNDWKIAYPTVKEKLKELYRDNYKIVFFTNQGGIASGKLKLSDFKQKVETIVRKISLPVQVFVSGRDDIYRKPRPGMWNCLVTNKNDNIPVNYEESFFCGDAAGRQAHCEPNKKKKDFSSSDRLFAINLNLKFYTPEEYFLGWKPAPYKLPDFYAKNLKNTSLLEPKNAKLIDDSTEIIVMIGCPGSGKTFFSKTHLVSAGYIYVNRDTLKTWQKCVKLTEHSVGNDRSVVVDNTNPDKESRARYINVGKDFNVPVRAFWMNVSLDHVKHNNAFRKITDTSHEIIPNYSLNHFSIEPPDLSEGFSEIVRVNFIPKFKNDEEEKLYYTYLLD, encoded by the exons ATGGATGATAATAATTCAATAACCCTACGAAGCGTACAGAACGGttcaaaatgtataaaattacaCGATGGTTCAGTTTATCTATTGGGAAGAAGTCGTGATACTCAAATAACTGATCCGAGATGTTCTCGAGTACAGT TGTTAGTCTCTGCCGATGTGAAACACTCTGAATTGGTTGTTGAACAAGTTGGTATTAATCCATCAGCAATAAACGGAATGAAGCTCGAAAAGGGAGAAAAACGTAAAGCTGTCCAAGGCGATATCATCGAAGTACTAGCATCCGAACATCTATTCGAAGTTGAATTCCCGAATTCTTCTCGCACAGAGTCCACTATGACTGATAAAGTTGAGAATGGTGGATTACCCATTGAGAAAACTTCGAAACCGAGTGGCActttggatcattttttgaagaattccgCCCTGAAACAAGCAGGATGCTGGGAAAGTATTACTCCGGATAGTTTATACGTGTTTACATCAGATGGTATCAAAAGTAAAGAAAAG ATAGCCGCATTCGATTTAGATGGCACCATAATAACAACATTATCAGGGAATGTATACCCAAAAGAACCGAATGATTGGAAAATTGCGTATCCTActgtgaaagaaaaattgaaagaactgTATCGTGATAATTATAAAATAGTATTCTTCACCAATCAAGGTGGTATCGCTAGCGGTAAACTAAAATTATCAGATTTTAAGCAAAAGGTCGAAACGATTGTAAGAAAAATCAGTTTACCGGTACAAGTTTTCGTCTCCGGTAGAGACGACATTTATCGAAAACCTCGTCCAGGAATGTGGAATTGCTTAGTGACgaat aAAAATGATAATATTCCTGTAAATTATGAAGAATCGTTCTTTTGTGGCGACGCTGCCGGAAGACAGGCACATTGCGAaccgaataaaaaaaagaaagatttttcgTCTTCGGATCGTTTATTCGCTATaaacttgaacttgaaattttacacaCCGGAGGAATATTTTTTGGGATGGAAACCAGCGCCGTATAAGTTACCGGACTTTTAtgcgaagaatttgaaaaatacttctttACTCGAACCAAAAAATGCTAAATTGATCGATGATTCCACCGAA ATAATAGTCATGATCGGATGTCCAGGCTCGGGCAAAACGTTCTTCTCTAAAACTCACCTAGTATCTGCAGGATACATCTACGTGAATCGAGATACCttgaaaacttggcaaaaatgtgTCAAGTTGACCGAACATAGTGTTGGCAATGATAGATCGGTTGTTGTAGACAATACTAATCCTGATAAAGAATCTAGAGCTAGGTATATCAACGTAGGAAAAGATTTCAATGTTCCTGTTAGAGCTTTTTGGATGAATGTTTCGTTGGATCATGTTAAACATAATAACGCA ttccgCAAGATTACTGATACTAGTCACGAAATCATTCCTAATTACTCGTTGAATCATTTTTC AATCGAACCGCCGGACTTGAGTGAAGGATTTAGTGAAATAGTTCGAGTTAATTTTATACCGAAATTTAAGAATGACGAAGAAGAGAAACTGTATTACACTTATTTATTAGACTAA
- the LOC135835272 gene encoding serine/threonine-protein kinase meng-po-like has product MKKEINVTDHLKAPPILNSNVYKIREFDLEKVSLAEEFDILQIVGEGWFGKILLVEHKSTDTEMVLKALPKQYISLKDFFREFHYGLHLGVHRNIVTTYNVAFETAGFYVFSQEYAPLGDLTSNVSENGIGELYSKKVAKQLAAAIEYIHDQNLVHRDVKLDNILVFKSDFSRIKLCDLGETRKTHALVRRRNEWLPYSPPEVLATNTDQTYRAEPSHDVWQFAIVLFVCLTGCLPWQKAGSDDPRYVSYLLWHNSNGVMMAVRRPKLFKLLSSKAQRLLRKFLEPKKERRPSGLKDLAKYLDEKWLNKSITDKSNDRFEDETLCPSMYSFHSSPAEKKKLLHVLTEYGVETTVDRSAKKVRIQQWIQNSVIKEEDEDMSPDNEDVEFSHLQYQRHVSDSATASSSTTGDSYRSK; this is encoded by the exons atgaaaaaagaaatcaacgTTACTGATCATTTAAAGGCGCCGCCTATTTTGAACTCGAATGTGTATAAAATTAGAGaatttgatttagaaaag GTCAGTTTAGCAGAAGAATTTGACATATTGCAAATAGTCGGCGAAGGAtggtttggtaaaattttattagttGAGCATAAGTCTACGGATACGGAAATGGTACTAAAAGCATTACCCAAACAGTATATCagtttgaaagatttttttcgagaatttcatTACGGTCTTCATTTAGGAGTACATAGAAATATTGTTACCACTTATAACGTTGCATTTGAGACTGCtggattttatgttttttcccAAGAATATGCTCCGCTTGGCGACCTAACGTCTAACGTATCCGAAAATGGCATAGGCGAACTGTACAGCAAAAAGGTCGCTAAACAG CTAGCAGCAGCTATAGAATACATCCACGATCAGAATCTGGTCCACAGGGATGTGAAACTAGATAACATACTGGTTTTCAAGTCTGATTTTTCTCGTATAAAATTATGCGATTTAGGAGAAACGAGAAAAACTCACGCTTTAGTCAGGAGAAGAAACGAATGGTTACCTTATTCACCTCCTGAGGTCTTGGCTACCAATACTGATCAAACTTATAG AGCTGAACCGTCCCACGACGTATGGCAATTTGCAATCGTTTTATTCGTATGTCTAACTGGTTGCCTACCTTGGCAAAAGGCAGGCAGCGATGATCCTAGATACGTTAGTTATTTATTATGGCACAATAGTAACGGAGTCATGATGGCTGTCCGGAGGCCGAAACTCTTCAAGTTATTATCTTCTAAAGCTCAAAGACTTCTAAGAAAGTTTCTAGAaccgaaaaaagaaagaagaccTTCGGGTTTGAAAGATCTCGCCAaatatttagatgaaaaatggCTCAATAAATCGATTACTGATAAAAGTAACG aTCGCTTCGAAGATGAAACTTTATGCCCCTCTATGTACAGCTTCCATAGTAGTCctgcagaaaagaaaaaattacttcatgTTCTAACCGAGTACGGAGTCGAGACAACCGTCGATAGATCCGCTAAAAAGGTACGCATACAGCAATGGATACAAAACAGTGTGATCAAAGAAGAAGATGAAGATATGTCACCAGATAACGAAGACGTCGAGTTTTCTCATTTGCAATACCAAAGACATGTTTCTGACAGTGCTACTGCTTCTTCATCCACAACTGGAGATTCTTACCGATCAAAgtga